From the Oncorhynchus nerka isolate Pitt River linkage group LG20, Oner_Uvic_2.0, whole genome shotgun sequence genome, one window contains:
- the LOC115101779 gene encoding probable G-protein coupled receptor 141 produces MGNGTNVDNAIPKSYRDALLSIYTIVLVGGTISMSLMINIIKSNVRSVTTTAVLNLIVVHFVFLLTVPFRLYFYAAGEWHLGPNFCKVVSAMIHAHMYLAFVFYVIILVIRYLSFFRRFNQMEFYRRLHALGASAAVWGLMLIVVVPLTAVKYGSSTDNNTTTNDNQCFNFGRIFDEKHTVAVLNYIICALIIVVTLALACCQVWILGCVYRTHRAMIFSQQEFWAQIKSLCFMLVIIVCFVPYNVFRIYYVSNYNVSLQMKNEFALAITTFSCFDMLTFIGRGSFRPCDTTCCVS; encoded by the coding sequence atggggaatgGGACAAATGTCGACAATGCCATACCTAAATCATACAGAGATGCATTGCTGTCAATATACACTATTGTGCTCGTTGGAGGGACCATCAGCATGTCCCTCATGATCAACATCATCAAGTCCAACGTCCGCTCGGTGACCACTACAGCCGTTCTGAACCTGATCGTGGTCCACTTCGTCTTCCTCCTGACTGTGCCCTTCCGCCTTTATTTCTATGCGGCCGGCGAGTGGCATCTTGGTCCTAACTTTTGCAAGGTGGTCAGTGCCATGATCCACGCCCACATGTACTTAGCCTTCGTCTTCTATGTGATCATTCTGGTGATCCGCTACCTGAGTTTCTTCAGGAGGTTCAATCAGATGGAGTTCTACAGGAGGCTGCACGCCCTGGGGGCTAGTGCTGCTGTCTGGGGCCTCATGCTCATTGTGGTGGTCCCTTTGACTGCTGTGAAGTATGGATCATCTACAGATAATAATACAACAACCAATGACAACCAGTGCTTCAATTTCGGAAGGATCTTTGACGAGAAACATACTGTGGCTGTGCTGAATTACATCATCTGTGCTCTCATCATCGTGGTTACATTGGCCCTGGCCTGTTGCCAAGTGTGGATTTTGGGCTGTGTGTACAGAACTCACAGGGCGATGATCTTCTCTCAACAGGAGTTTTGGGCTCAGATCAAAAGTCTTTGCTTTATGCTGGTCATTATAGTATGCTTTGTTCCATACAATGTATTCAGGATTTACTATGTGAGTAATTATAATGTCAGTCTCCAAATGAAGAATGAGTTTGCCCTTGCTATCACAACGTTCAGCTGCTTTGACATGTTGACTTTTATAGGGAGGGGGTCGTTCAGACCCTGTGATACAACATGTTGTGTATCATAA